The Plasmodium knowlesi strain H genome assembly, chromosome: 14 region ctcttttccttctttgcaaATCATCTCTTTTTCGTATTTCCACAAAAAGGGtaattcatcttttttttttttttttttttttttttttttttttgcaaaaacgtGGAACAGAAATTAAGcaaattgaaagaaaaaaaaaaaaaaggtgaattaGAATAAACAAGTGATACGTAAAAGGTTTTTTCCCCAAACGGATAAGCTACACTTTTACTTGAGTTTATATACAATAAGTGCTGCGCATAGTTTATATGTACACGAACAGGCGGCCGCTTCCACGTGGGAGTACagtggaaggagaaaatccgCAGTTCACACATTGCGCATTTCAGCTTACAAAAATGAGTGCAAGGTGAATAATCCAggcgttttttctttttttttttttttttttttttttttttttcctcaccttCCATTTCCGCTCAGAAGATAGCAAATTATCACCCGAGCTGCGTATGCccacaaatatatgtaccaTAAGCAGCACGTATACCTCCCTCCACTTTGTGTGAACGCATATTCGTGTACAGTCGGGGCATTCATAAGAACACAGGATCGTTCCGACGAGCCGTTTGGGCGATAGTCTTTTTGAAGCAGTTCTCCCCCATTGTTTACGAGatcacttttttgtttttccactttggGATTATTTCCCATCAGGCGAACTAGCTCTTAGTGGTCACCCCGTTCTTCGTCATACATTATCAAAAACGCCATttaaaagaagcaaaatttTGGGTGATTTTCCCACTCttcaaattatttaattGCAGCTGCCATGCGAGTTGGTCCTCATTGTGTAGCTTAGcggcattttttccctccaacCGCCGCgtatgttttttatttttttttttttcccgtgcTGGGAAGTGATGAAGTAGTAGGTTGTTTACACGGCAATCACAGCGGAATTCAGGGAAGCTCAGCGCAAAATTCCGTCCATATCTCCTCCACGAAGCACGTAACCAAGAAGGGCAATATTTTCGCTGGTCGAAAAGTCCTCCCCCGCAATTACCGTATGGCACAACTGCTCAGATGCGCTAGGGCGGTGTTGAGAGAAGatttggaaggaaaaaaaaaaaaaaaaaaaacaagtcgacaagaaagggagaaaagtaGGAGGACCTTTCATCGCATAGAGGGAATAAGTCTCTTTGAGTAGGAGAGGGGaaccccctccccccccttctgtAGCACCTTCCTCTGAATCccttgctcctttttttcctagtTTTCCCCGTACACACACCTATAAAAATGGCATGCATAAGCGCTATTTTCATTATTGACATGAAGGGGAAGGTAATAATCAACAGGAACTACCGAGGCGAAGTGAACCTGAATCTGACAGAAGTATTTTACAATTGCGTAATCGATCAGGAAGACAATTTGATAAAGCCCATATTCCACGTCAACGGACTGACCTACTGCTGGGTGGCATATAACAATATATACATCTTGGCGGTAACGAGAAAAAACAGTAATGCCACATTGATCATCACATTTCTGTACAAACTAATTCAAGTACTGAAGGATTATTTTAAAGtgttggaagaagaaagtatAAAGGACAATTTTGTAATTACCTATGAATTGCTGGACGAAATGATTGACAATGGATTCCCCCAACTGAGTGAAGTGAAAATATTAAgggaatatataaaaaataaagcccATCAGTTAAcagtgaaaaatataaaaattccATCAGCCATTACCAATTCCGTATCTTGGAGGAATGAAGGcataaaatacaaaaaaaacgaaatattTTTGGATGTCATTGAAAGTTTAAACATAATAATCTCGTCCAATGGTACTGTCCTGAGGAGTGAAATTCTTGGGTGCCTAAAAATGAAGTCATACTTATCGGGTATGCCCGAATTAAAGTTAGGATTAAATGATAAACTTttgtttaataaaaatgtaaacaatTTTAGCAGTACAAATAGTGGCGGTACTGGAAATGCGGGAAGTGGGGTTACGAATTCTAACTCGTCTAATGTTGCTAATGTAAATACACAGACGGGTAGAACCAAGTTGGTGG contains the following coding sequences:
- a CDS encoding AP-1 complex subunit mu-1, putative; its protein translation is MACISAIFIIDMKGKVIINRNYRGEVNLNLTEVFYNCVIDQEDNLIKPIFHVNGLTYCWVAYNNIYILAVTRKNSNATLIITFLYKLIQVLKDYFKVLEEESIKDNFVITYELLDEMIDNGFPQLSEVKILREYIKNKAHQLTVKNIKIPSAITNSVSWRNEGIKYKKNEIFLDVIESLNIIISSNGTVLRSEILGCLKMKSYLSGMPELKLGLNDKLLFNKNVNNFSSTNSGGTGNAGSGVTNSNSSNVANVNTQTGRTKLVELEDMKFHQCVRLSKFENDRTISFIPPDGIFNLMTYRLSTHVKPLFWLDINISKKSLTKIEYVVKAKSQFKNKSIANNVEFHLPVPADVDSPHFQTYIGTVKYYPDKDILIWKIKQFQGQKEYIMNAQFGLPSIVSNENKDVYYKRPVNVKFEIPYFTVSGITVRYLKIIEKSGYQALPWVRYITQNGDYQVRIS